From a single Loxodonta africana isolate mLoxAfr1 chromosome 9, mLoxAfr1.hap2, whole genome shotgun sequence genomic region:
- the LOC100663219 gene encoding olfactory receptor 1L1-like has protein sequence MFGECICQMIAKSTKLQPLFSLGKIKTMGWNNLTRPSEFILLGISSRPEDQKPLFVFFLTVYLITVMGNLIVILAIHSDTRLQTPMYFLLSILSFVDLCYTTVTIPKMLISFLSETKTIPYGECLTQMYFFLSFGNVDSYLLGAMAIDRYVAISNPFHYITIMSHKRCILLLVISFCIPLLHSLLHVCLISQLLFCDSNVIHHFLCDVNPVLKLSCSSTFVNEIVIKTEGLSVTLTPFSCIIFSYLRILITVLKIPSAAGKHKAFSTCGSHLTVVTLFYGSISYVYFQPLFNYTVQDQIATLIYTILTPMLNPFIYSLRNKDMKQGLAKLMDRVKSI, from the coding sequence ATGTTTGGAGAATGCATATGTCAAATGATAGCAAAGTCTACAAAATTACAGCCTTTGTTCTCTTTAGGCAAAATCAAAACCATGGGATGGAACAACTTAACAAGACCCTCTGAATTCATCCTCCTGGGGATATCCTCTAGGCCTGAGGATCAGAAGCCTCTCTTTGTCTTCTTTCTAACTGTCTACCTCATCACCGTGATGGGAAACCTGATCGTTATCTTGGCCATCCATTCAGATACTCGCCTACAGACCCCCATGTATTTCCTTTTGAGCATCCTTTCCTTTGTTGACCTTTGCTACACAACAGTCACTATTCCAAAGATGCTGATAAGCTTCTTATCAGAAACAAAGACCATTCCCTATGGTGAGTGCCTGACCCAGATGTACTTCTTCCTATCTTTTGGTAATGTAGATAGTTACCTCCTAGGGGCCATGGCCattgaccgctatgtggccataagCAACCCTTTTCATTACATCACTATCATGAGCCATAAACGCTGTATCCTGCTCCTGGTCATCTCCTTCTGCATCCCATTACTCCACTCACTCCTGCATGTCTGCCTGATTAGTCAGCTCCTCTTCTGTGattccaatgttatccatcacTTCCTCTGTGATGTCAACCCAGTGCTGAAGTTGTCTTGCTCATCTACATTTGTCAATGAAATAGTGATAAAGACAGAAGGACTATCTGTCACACTGACCCCCTTTTCATGCATCATCTTCTCTTATCTGAGAATCCTCATCACTGTTCTGAAGATCCCTTCAGCTGCTGGGAAGcacaaagccttctccacctgtggctCTCATCTCACAGTGGTTACTCTGTTTTATGGAAGCATTAGCTATGTCTATTTCCAGCCCCTGTTCAACTATACTGTTCAGGACCAAATAGCAACACTCATCTACACAATATTGACACCGATGTTGAACCcgtttatctacagtctgagaaaCAAAGACATGAAGCAGGGTTTGGCAAAGCTGATGGACAGGGTAAAGTCGATTTGA
- the LOC100670507 gene encoding olfactory receptor 1L3-like, which produces MGMFNLTRLSEFILLGLSSQPEDQKPLFALFFIIYLVTLMGNLLIILAIRSDPKLQNPMYFFLSILSFADICYTTVIVPKMLMNFLSETKTIAYAECLTQMYFFLVFGNMDSYLLAVMAIDRYVAICNPFHYVTVMSHRRCVLLLSFSIAFSCLHSLLHVLLVNRLTFCASNVIHHFFCDVSPVLKLSCSSTSISELAAMTEGLASVMAPFVCIIISYLQILIAVLKMPSAAGKHKAFSTCSSHLTVVTLFYGTIIYVYFQPLSSYTVNDRIATIIYTVLTSMLNPFIYSLRNKDMKRGLEKLISRIKSQTDKLSSTESNKIPGP; this is translated from the coding sequence ATGGGAATGTTTAACTTAACAAGACTCTCTGAATTCATCCTTTTGGGACTTTCTTCTCAGCCTGAAGACCAGAAACCACTCTTTGCCCTCTTTTTCATAATCTACCTCGTCACCTTAATGGGAAACTTGCTCATTATTTTGGCCATCCGCTCTGATCCTAAGCTCCAAAATCCCATGTATTTCTTTCTAAGTATCTTGTCTTTTGCTGACATTTGCTACACGACAGTCATAGTCCCCAAGATGTTGATGAACTTCTTATCAGAGACTAAGACTATTGCCTATGCTGAATGTCTGACACAGatgtatttcttcctagtctttggaAACATGGACAGTTATCTCCTGGCAGTGATGGCCATTGACCGCTATGTAGCTATTTGTAATCCTTTCCACTATGTCACTGTTATGAGCCACAGACGCTGTGTGTTGCTACTGTCATTTTCCATTGCTTTCTCCTGTCTCCACTCCCTCCTACATGTCCTCCTGGTGAATCGCCTCACCTTTTGTGCTTCAAATGTTATCCAtcactttttttgtgatgttagcCCAGTTCTGAAACTGTCCTGCTCTTCTACCTCCATCAGTGAACTTGCGGCCATGACGGAAGGGTTGGCCTCTGTGATGGCTCCTTTTGTCTGTATCATCATCTCTTATCTGCAAATCCTCATTGCAGTTCTCAAGATGCCCTCAGCTGCTGGAAAAcacaaagccttctccacctgcagCTCTCATCTCACTGTGGTCACTCTATTTTATGGAACAATTATCTATGTCTATTTCCAGCCCTTGTCCAGCTATACTGTTAACGACCGGATAGCAACAATCATCTACACAGTATTGACATCGATGTtaaacccatttatctacagtctaaGGAACAAAGACATGAAACGGGGCTTAGAGAAATTGATAAGCAGGATTAAGTCTCAAACGGATAAGCTTTCTTCTACAGAATCTAACAAAATCCCTGGACCATGA